In Thermosynechococcus sichuanensis E542, a single genomic region encodes these proteins:
- a CDS encoding DUF1822 family protein: MTLSLSFLATIDAPPMAHTEHVHIDLADCGDRQWIEQITAAARTYRRGSVRMNAMAYAAVRYWFAEMGINADPFLSTVELPIFWEFVNGTLLKTAIGQVLIVPDITIELDECRIPQEWLHIDAWKPDYILGVQVFAEEAQVRLWGYAPSSSVNRSAIDTLSRTYILDREEMIEDVPLLAALPACHHIPVPSPAATAISTATLQQIASGEILLPRLVLPLEDWLPIIGQPRHRLDLFLACHPQRLSLWLYAKTKGMSNLLGQVWQDVQELLEEGAMINPYLSWKLGWTSPEWALRSNDTLEAMQAEAQLRQALETEDCRQAVALLKELIATTADEGLRWMAAECLHAKDATAPEAGVWKTRTVDLGLALGGQSLSLVMAVLPRDEVSANILVRVSALKAGETLPPDLVLTITEANGNTFAQVTSRQQDQAVQYKFWGQLGETFGITLAYRDARITETFVV; the protein is encoded by the coding sequence ATGACGCTATCACTTTCGTTTCTCGCAACCATAGATGCGCCACCGATGGCGCACACGGAACACGTTCACATTGACTTAGCCGATTGTGGCGATCGCCAGTGGATTGAGCAGATCACAGCGGCTGCCCGCACTTACCGTCGTGGCAGTGTTCGGATGAATGCCATGGCCTATGCAGCCGTGCGCTACTGGTTCGCAGAAATGGGCATCAATGCCGACCCCTTCCTCTCCACCGTCGAACTACCCATCTTTTGGGAGTTTGTCAACGGCACCCTCCTCAAGACCGCTATCGGTCAAGTGTTGATTGTGCCCGATATCACCATAGAGCTTGACGAGTGCCGCATTCCTCAGGAATGGTTACATATTGACGCTTGGAAACCCGATTACATCTTGGGGGTACAAGTCTTTGCCGAAGAAGCCCAGGTCAGACTCTGGGGCTATGCGCCAAGCAGCAGTGTGAATCGTTCTGCCATTGATACCTTGAGCCGCACCTACATCCTCGATCGCGAGGAGATGATCGAAGATGTTCCCCTCCTTGCTGCCTTGCCGGCATGCCATCACATCCCTGTGCCATCACCTGCGGCAACTGCCATTTCCACAGCTACACTTCAGCAAATTGCCAGTGGCGAGATTCTTTTGCCCCGTTTGGTATTGCCCCTAGAGGACTGGCTGCCCATCATTGGGCAACCCCGCCATCGCCTTGATCTCTTTTTGGCCTGTCATCCGCAGCGGCTGAGTCTATGGCTTTATGCTAAGACCAAGGGCATGAGCAACCTGTTGGGTCAAGTGTGGCAAGACGTGCAGGAACTGCTTGAGGAGGGCGCTATGATCAATCCCTACCTCAGTTGGAAGTTGGGCTGGACATCGCCAGAGTGGGCATTGCGCTCCAATGACACCTTAGAAGCCATGCAAGCTGAAGCTCAATTACGCCAAGCCTTAGAAACCGAAGATTGTCGCCAAGCGGTTGCCCTCCTCAAAGAGCTGATTGCCACCACTGCCGATGAAGGATTGCGCTGGATGGCGGCAGAATGCCTCCACGCTAAAGATGCCACTGCTCCAGAAGCAGGGGTATGGAAGACTCGTACCGTGGACTTGGGTCTTGCCCTCGGGGGACAGTCCCTGAGTTTGGTCATGGCTGTGTTACCGCGAGATGAGGTGTCTGCCAATATCCTTGTGCGCGTCAGTGCCCTCAAAGCGGGAGAAACTTTGCCCCCAGACTTGGTTTTGACGATTACTGAGGCCAATGGCAATACCTTTGCCCAAGTTACCAGTCGGCAGCAGGATCAAGCGGTGCAGTACAAGTTTTGGGGACAACTTGGCGAAACCTTTGGCATTACACTGGCCTATCGAGATGCTAGGATCACGGAAACTTTTGTTGTCTAA
- the sbcD gene encoding exonuclease subunit SbcD, whose protein sequence is MKILHLSDIHLGSGLSHGHINPATGLNTRLEDFIAALATCIDRALSEPVDLVLFGGDAFPDATPPPLVHEAFASQFRRLADARIPTVLLVGNHDQHAQGQGGASLSLYRTLGVPGFIVGDRLATHRIETRRGSIQVITLPWLTRSTLLTRPETSGLSLADVHQLLLERLRLALEGEIRQLDPALPTVLLAHAMVDTAQYGSERYLSAGKGFTIPLSFLARPCFDYVALGHVHRHQVLCHDPPVVYPGSIERVDFGEEGEEKGYVLVNLAKGKTEFQFCPLPTRPFRTIRVDLTEVELDPQAALLGAIASADITGAVVRVMYQLRPDQIPLINLHELQKALEHAHSVSFLPQLVNSQPIARLPDVALEQCLDPSHALQLYLDHHPDLEPLRQDLLAALQTLAGHFEEESQDMPEMPRSPEPVMQQLKLLS, encoded by the coding sequence ATGAAAATTCTCCATCTGTCTGATATTCACCTTGGCAGTGGCCTCAGTCATGGCCACATTAACCCTGCCACGGGCTTGAATACGCGCCTTGAGGATTTTATTGCTGCTTTGGCCACCTGTATTGACCGTGCCCTCAGTGAACCGGTTGATCTGGTGCTCTTTGGTGGTGATGCCTTTCCCGATGCGACGCCACCTCCCCTCGTCCATGAAGCCTTTGCCAGTCAATTTCGCCGCTTAGCAGATGCCCGCATTCCCACGGTCTTACTGGTGGGCAACCACGATCAGCATGCCCAAGGACAGGGGGGCGCCAGCCTCAGTCTCTATCGCACCCTTGGGGTGCCCGGCTTTATTGTGGGCGATCGCTTAGCTACCCATCGCATTGAAACTCGCCGCGGCAGTATTCAAGTCATTACCCTCCCCTGGTTAACGCGATCTACACTCCTCACCCGGCCGGAAACCAGTGGCCTTTCCCTTGCGGATGTGCACCAACTGCTCTTAGAGCGGCTGCGCCTTGCCCTTGAGGGAGAAATTCGCCAACTCGATCCGGCCTTGCCTACCGTCTTACTTGCCCATGCCATGGTGGACACCGCCCAGTACGGCTCTGAACGCTATTTGAGTGCCGGCAAAGGCTTTACAATTCCCCTGAGTTTTTTGGCACGCCCCTGCTTTGACTACGTTGCCCTTGGCCATGTCCATCGCCACCAAGTCCTATGTCACGATCCGCCCGTGGTCTATCCCGGCAGCATTGAGCGGGTGGATTTTGGCGAAGAGGGGGAAGAAAAGGGCTATGTCTTGGTGAACCTCGCCAAAGGAAAAACGGAATTTCAGTTTTGTCCCCTGCCCACCCGCCCCTTCCGCACCATTCGTGTGGACTTAACCGAGGTGGAACTGGATCCGCAAGCTGCCCTCTTGGGGGCGATCGCCAGCGCGGACATCACTGGGGCTGTGGTGCGGGTCATGTATCAACTGCGCCCCGATCAAATTCCCCTGATCAACCTCCATGAACTGCAAAAGGCGCTTGAACATGCCCACAGTGTCAGCTTCTTGCCCCAACTGGTGAATAGCCAGCCCATTGCCCGCCTGCCAGACGTTGCCCTCGAACAGTGCCTTGACCCCAGCCATGCCCTGCAACTGTATCTGGATCATCACCCTGACCTTGAACCCCTGCGGCAGGATCTGCTAGCGGCACTCCAAACCCTTGCGGGCCATTTTGAAGAAGAGAGTCAGGACATGCCAGAGATGCCGCGATCGCCCGAACCTGTGATGCAGCAACTGAAATTGCTCTCCTAG
- a CDS encoding CHAT domain-containing protein gives MKHVCLEIYGGCLEQHSLRGRLLLGTETQVDAYGVYPVEFPAMPHLPRQYEQWRDAYHGYAKNTRLGASGNQITNIGTQQPNLLKEVQQNYKTLVTALGTWLNSTRINFLNQEQLNEQPSPFSEQTSFFGLGNFILPPPMNEVHRIFVQTDFVELWRYPWHEWTPIRQHSHLDVVFSPMVYQSLKSPSAQHERVRILAIFGANGDLDLKGDLAALMALPDVELHCLRSPQLSELYSLWCQPWDILFFAGHSQGNGIIINNAEEPLQIYRLYETLKTAVEKGLKLAIFNSCDSIPLGQFLIQLGLPHAIVMREAVPNIAAELFLKYFLQNFHGGADLYAAVAQARSQLRELSRCDDHLPGISALPLICRHPQARCLHWHHLRRSDASPVTVSVGDRPSSNASEFPNFLYWCRWQLELAQLRPQALQEDPGRWVTVMPKGVNHQTPQQNYQHALANLSHWACGVQQTTGGFPQQPELAFFFPALGAEARQCLPRVASRELLPHLESLVVEQRELPRIRAAFLIAQQYPNVSHLSTAFQILENTLRQATKPQLREALLAECQQFLKELDAELVRSVWDSTTGEHLQQFLQRLLYYPQQSNRLKLAIAAVLITARGRWAVEASNVALEIFRNSSYLEDAILASQCLHQAGMRQWEVVGRLERYLGLATVQSHQIALSGALGIVSPNHPQAIDTLELIIEQQAYDLETLMAAVRTLHRIAPEHPAVLATLRSLLAKAQETQDILGFYYGLAALDELQQPLTPYISTTVIPWVCQKIAVFKAQEEPYLMAPYTVLWYCSRHIPYQEFANFWQ, from the coding sequence ATGAAACACGTCTGCCTCGAAATCTATGGGGGCTGCCTTGAGCAGCATTCCCTCAGGGGTCGTCTATTGCTGGGAACAGAAACCCAAGTGGATGCCTATGGGGTGTATCCTGTGGAGTTTCCAGCAATGCCTCACCTCCCTCGCCAGTATGAGCAGTGGCGCGACGCCTATCACGGCTATGCGAAGAATACGCGTCTGGGGGCAAGCGGTAACCAAATTACAAACATTGGTACTCAGCAACCCAACCTCCTGAAAGAGGTGCAGCAAAACTACAAAACCCTAGTGACCGCCCTTGGCACGTGGTTGAACAGTACTCGCATCAATTTTCTCAATCAGGAACAGCTCAATGAGCAGCCTTCACCGTTCAGCGAGCAGACTTCATTTTTTGGCCTAGGCAACTTTATCTTGCCGCCGCCGATGAACGAGGTTCACCGCATTTTTGTGCAGACAGATTTTGTTGAACTTTGGCGCTATCCATGGCACGAGTGGACACCAATTCGCCAGCACAGCCATCTGGATGTGGTTTTTTCACCGATGGTGTATCAGTCCTTGAAGTCGCCGTCGGCACAGCATGAGCGGGTGCGGATTCTGGCAATTTTTGGCGCGAATGGCGACCTCGATCTGAAGGGGGATCTTGCGGCTCTCATGGCGTTGCCCGATGTGGAACTCCACTGCCTGCGATCGCCCCAATTGAGTGAACTGTATTCCCTGTGGTGTCAGCCTTGGGACATTCTCTTTTTTGCTGGGCATAGTCAGGGTAATGGTATTATTATCAACAATGCAGAGGAGCCATTACAGATTTACAGGCTTTATGAAACGCTGAAAACCGCCGTGGAGAAGGGGCTGAAACTGGCGATCTTTAATTCCTGCGACAGTATTCCCCTAGGGCAGTTTTTAATTCAGTTGGGCTTGCCCCACGCGATTGTCATGCGGGAAGCGGTTCCCAATATTGCCGCTGAGTTGTTTTTGAAGTACTTTTTACAGAACTTTCACGGGGGTGCAGATCTCTATGCCGCTGTAGCGCAAGCGCGATCGCAATTACGCGAACTGAGTCGCTGCGATGATCATCTGCCGGGGATATCAGCGCTACCCTTAATTTGCCGCCATCCCCAAGCCCGCTGCCTCCACTGGCACCACCTACGGCGATCTGACGCCAGTCCTGTGACTGTTTCTGTGGGCGATCGCCCCTCGTCAAACGCCTCTGAATTCCCCAACTTCCTCTACTGGTGTCGCTGGCAATTGGAACTAGCGCAACTGAGACCCCAAGCGCTGCAAGAGGATCCGGGGCGCTGGGTAACGGTCATGCCCAAGGGGGTGAATCACCAAACGCCGCAGCAAAACTACCAACACGCCCTTGCCAATCTTAGTCATTGGGCCTGTGGTGTCCAACAAACCACTGGTGGCTTTCCCCAGCAACCGGAGCTGGCCTTTTTCTTTCCTGCCCTTGGGGCGGAGGCTCGCCAATGTCTGCCACGGGTTGCTAGTCGAGAACTCCTGCCCCACCTTGAATCCCTAGTGGTTGAGCAGCGGGAACTCCCCCGCATCCGTGCCGCTTTTTTGATTGCACAGCAATATCCCAATGTCAGCCACCTTAGTACAGCGTTTCAAATTTTAGAGAACACTTTACGTCAGGCAACCAAGCCCCAACTGCGCGAAGCGCTATTAGCCGAGTGTCAACAATTTCTTAAGGAGCTAGATGCCGAGCTTGTCAGGAGCGTTTGGGACAGTACGACGGGGGAGCACCTACAGCAGTTTTTACAGCGGCTGCTCTACTATCCCCAACAGTCTAACCGCCTGAAACTGGCGATCGCTGCTGTTCTCATTACTGCAAGAGGGCGCTGGGCCGTTGAAGCCAGCAATGTTGCCCTAGAGATTTTTCGTAACTCCTCCTATCTTGAGGATGCGATCCTTGCCAGCCAGTGTTTACACCAAGCGGGGATGCGGCAGTGGGAGGTTGTTGGACGGCTAGAGCGCTATTTGGGCTTGGCCACGGTGCAGTCCCACCAGATTGCCCTTTCCGGTGCCCTTGGCATTGTCAGTCCCAATCATCCCCAAGCCATTGATACCCTTGAGTTAATTATTGAGCAGCAGGCCTACGACTTAGAAACACTGATGGCGGCGGTGCGTACCCTTCACCGGATTGCCCCTGAGCATCCCGCTGTACTCGCGACTCTGCGATCGCTTTTAGCCAAGGCGCAGGAAACCCAAGATATTCTCGGCTTTTACTATGGCCTAGCGGCTCTCGATGAATTGCAGCAGCCCCTAACCCCCTACATCTCAACTACAGTTATCCCGTGGGTTTGCCAGAAAATTGCTGTCTTCAAGGCGCAAGAAGAACCCTACCTGATGGCTCCCTATACCGTGCTGTGGTACTGTAGCCGCCATATTCCCTATCAAGAATTTGCAAATTTTTGGCAATAG
- the rseP gene encoding RIP metalloprotease RseP, which translates to MSMVAVVVAIAILGILIFVHEWGHFIAARSQGIHVNRFSIGFGPILWKFQGKETEYALRLIPLGGYVGFPDDDPNSDVPANDPNLLSNRPILDRAIVISAGVIANLVFAYLLLLVQVGVMGISQATYYDGVLIPALVPESSLVATKAGIQPGDLVLAVDGQPLGADANSLPNLMRAIQQHPQQPLTLTIQRQGQIQEITVTPEISEDGQARIGVQLAPHADIHREHTLNPIKLVTAAAAEFQRVIVLTLDGFRELFQHFDQAAQQVSGPVAIVAMGADIARSNAEQLFTFTALISINLAIINILPFPALDGGQLLFLLVEALRGRPLPNRIQEGVMQTGLVLLLGLGMFLIVRDTVNLTGLGWVQQLF; encoded by the coding sequence ATGTCCATGGTTGCAGTGGTGGTGGCGATCGCCATCTTGGGAATCTTGATTTTTGTCCATGAGTGGGGGCACTTTATCGCTGCCCGCAGCCAAGGCATTCATGTCAACCGCTTTTCCATCGGCTTTGGCCCCATCCTCTGGAAGTTTCAAGGCAAGGAGACGGAGTATGCCCTGCGCCTGATTCCCCTAGGGGGCTATGTGGGTTTCCCAGACGATGACCCCAATAGCGACGTTCCCGCCAACGATCCCAATCTCCTGAGCAACCGGCCGATTTTGGATCGCGCCATTGTCATCAGTGCGGGGGTGATCGCCAATCTCGTCTTTGCCTATTTGCTCCTGCTGGTACAGGTGGGCGTCATGGGGATTAGTCAGGCCACCTACTATGATGGTGTCCTCATTCCAGCCCTTGTCCCCGAAAGTAGCCTTGTGGCCACCAAAGCGGGCATTCAACCGGGGGATCTCGTTTTAGCCGTGGATGGCCAACCCTTGGGAGCCGATGCCAATAGCTTGCCAAACCTGATGCGAGCCATTCAGCAGCATCCGCAGCAACCCCTGACACTGACGATTCAACGTCAAGGGCAGATCCAAGAGATTACCGTCACGCCAGAGATCAGTGAGGATGGTCAAGCCCGCATTGGCGTTCAACTGGCGCCCCATGCCGATATTCACCGTGAACACACCTTAAACCCGATTAAATTAGTCACGGCGGCAGCGGCGGAGTTTCAGCGGGTGATTGTGCTGACCCTGGATGGGTTTCGGGAACTTTTCCAGCATTTTGATCAAGCGGCTCAACAGGTCTCTGGACCGGTGGCGATCGTGGCAATGGGCGCAGATATTGCCCGCTCCAATGCTGAACAGCTCTTTACCTTTACCGCTTTGATCAGTATTAACCTTGCCATTATCAATATTCTGCCCTTTCCAGCCCTTGACGGCGGTCAACTGCTCTTTTTACTGGTGGAAGCGCTGCGGGGTCGTCCCTTACCCAATCGCATCCAAGAGGGCGTCATGCAAACAGGGCTGGTGTTGCTCCTCGGACTGGGGATGTTCCTGATTGTGCGGGACACCGTGAACCTCACGGGCTTGGGCTGGGTACAGCAACTCTTTTAA
- the nth gene encoding endonuclease III, translated as MAITRRLSAKQQRALEILTRLKRLYPDATCSLNFANPLQLLVATILSAQCTDERVNQVTPALFARYRDAEDFAMADLAELEQYIKSTGFYRNKARHIQGACRRIVEVYGGQVPKVMEDLLSLPGVARKTANVVLAHGYGILGGVTVDTHVKRLSRRLGLTQETDPVKIERDLMRLIPQPDWENWSIRLIYHGRAVCQARQPQCEGCELIDLCAMGRKLIPKS; from the coding sequence ATGGCTATTACCCGTCGCCTTTCCGCCAAACAACAACGAGCCTTGGAAATTCTCACCCGCCTCAAACGCCTCTATCCCGATGCCACCTGTAGCCTCAACTTTGCCAATCCGTTGCAACTGTTGGTAGCCACGATTCTCTCTGCCCAATGTACGGATGAGCGGGTGAATCAAGTCACACCGGCGCTGTTTGCTCGCTATCGCGATGCCGAGGACTTTGCCATGGCTGATTTGGCTGAGCTAGAACAGTACATCAAGTCCACGGGCTTTTATCGCAACAAAGCCCGCCATATCCAAGGCGCCTGTCGCCGCATTGTTGAAGTTTATGGGGGTCAAGTGCCCAAGGTAATGGAAGATTTGCTTTCACTGCCGGGAGTGGCGCGGAAGACCGCCAACGTAGTTCTGGCTCACGGTTATGGCATTTTGGGGGGAGTGACTGTGGATACCCATGTCAAGCGGCTGAGTCGGCGGCTGGGGCTGACCCAAGAAACGGATCCCGTGAAAATTGAGCGGGACTTAATGCGCCTAATCCCCCAGCCCGATTGGGAAAACTGGTCAATTCGCTTGATTTACCATGGCCGTGCCGTTTGCCAAGCACGTCAACCCCAGTGCGAAGGCTGCGAACTCATTGATTTGTGTGCCATGGGCAGGAAGCTGATACCCAAGTCATAG
- a CDS encoding alpha-D-glucose phosphate-specific phosphoglucomutase, whose product MGIQVIATTPFKDQKPGTSGLRKAVPVFQQPHYLENFIQAIFDTIEAPQGQTLVLGGDGRYFNAEAIQVILKMAAANGFARVKVGQNGILSTPAASCMIRKYGAIGGIILSASHNPAGPQGDFGVKFNIANGGPAPEKVTNAIYERSLTLTSYNIYTAPDVNLHTLGEFPLGEMIVEVIDPVADYQALLETLFDFDRIAEVIRSGKLRLVFDAMHAVTGPYAHRIIEKRLGAPQGTVQNGVPLPDFGGGHPDPNLVYAHDLVQQLFGEHPPDFGAASDGDGDRNMILGAKCFVTPSDSLAILAANAQLVPGYKEGLAGIARSMPTSQAADRVAAKLGIDCYETPTGWKFFGNLLDAGRATLCGEESFGTGSNHVREKDGLWAVLFWLNILAVRQTSVAEIVKAHWQTYGRNYYSRHDYEGIESDRAHTLMSQLEQKLPSLVGQTLGAYTVATADNFRYTDPVDHSVSQNQGIRLIFEDGSRIVYRLSGTGTQGATLRVYLERFEPNPAQQHLDAQVALADLIQLANEIANIQGLTGRDRPTVIT is encoded by the coding sequence ATGGGTATTCAAGTTATTGCCACCACTCCCTTCAAGGATCAAAAACCCGGCACCTCTGGGTTGCGTAAGGCGGTACCTGTTTTCCAGCAGCCCCATTATCTAGAAAACTTTATCCAAGCGATTTTTGACACCATTGAGGCACCGCAGGGGCAAACCCTTGTTCTAGGGGGTGATGGCCGTTACTTCAATGCTGAGGCAATTCAAGTCATCCTCAAGATGGCCGCAGCCAATGGCTTTGCACGGGTCAAGGTGGGGCAAAATGGCATTCTCTCAACGCCGGCAGCCTCCTGTATGATCCGCAAGTATGGGGCGATCGGTGGCATTATTCTCTCAGCCAGTCACAACCCCGCAGGGCCACAGGGAGATTTTGGCGTCAAGTTCAACATTGCCAATGGGGGGCCTGCTCCTGAAAAAGTCACCAATGCCATCTATGAGCGCAGCCTCACCCTCACTAGCTACAACATCTACACTGCACCCGATGTCAATCTGCACACCCTTGGGGAGTTTCCCTTGGGTGAAATGATTGTTGAAGTCATTGATCCCGTCGCCGATTATCAAGCGCTGCTGGAGACCCTCTTTGATTTTGATCGCATTGCTGAGGTAATTCGCAGCGGGAAGCTGCGCCTTGTCTTTGATGCCATGCACGCAGTTACAGGACCTTACGCCCATCGGATCATTGAAAAACGCCTAGGGGCGCCCCAGGGCACGGTTCAAAATGGTGTGCCGCTACCGGACTTTGGGGGTGGTCATCCCGACCCTAATTTGGTCTATGCCCATGACTTGGTGCAGCAACTCTTTGGTGAGCATCCGCCGGATTTTGGTGCTGCCTCCGATGGCGATGGCGATCGCAACATGATTTTGGGGGCAAAGTGTTTTGTTACCCCCAGCGACAGCTTGGCCATTCTGGCCGCCAATGCCCAACTCGTGCCCGGCTACAAAGAGGGATTAGCGGGGATTGCCCGTTCGATGCCCACCAGTCAAGCGGCTGATCGCGTGGCGGCCAAGCTGGGGATTGACTGTTATGAAACCCCCACAGGCTGGAAGTTCTTTGGCAACCTCCTCGATGCCGGTAGAGCCACCCTCTGCGGTGAGGAAAGTTTTGGGACTGGCTCCAACCACGTGCGCGAAAAAGATGGCCTCTGGGCGGTGCTCTTTTGGTTGAATATCTTGGCCGTCCGCCAAACCTCCGTGGCTGAGATTGTCAAAGCCCACTGGCAAACCTATGGCCGCAACTACTACTCGCGTCATGACTACGAAGGCATCGAGAGCGATCGCGCCCACACCCTGATGAGCCAATTGGAGCAAAAACTGCCTAGCTTAGTGGGTCAGACCTTGGGAGCCTACACAGTCGCCACTGCCGATAACTTTCGCTACACCGATCCAGTGGATCACAGCGTCAGCCAAAATCAAGGCATTCGGCTGATTTTTGAGGATGGCAGTCGCATTGTCTATCGCCTGTCGGGCACTGGAACCCAAGGGGCAACCCTGCGGGTCTATTTGGAGCGCTTTGAACCCAATCCTGCCCAGCAGCACCTCGATGCCCAAGTGGCCCTCGCCGATCTCATTCAACTAGCCAATGAAATCGCCAATATCCAAGGCTTAACGGGTCGCGATCGCCCCACGGTCATCACCTGA
- a CDS encoding Uma2 family endonuclease codes for MHCEDWNALRKQNPLSAIVERPPLLVIEVVSLGNIDRDRDYHTKRREYAEMGILIDPEEQKVVLCF; via the coding sequence TTGCACTGCGAAGACTGGAACGCTCTGCGCAAACAAAATCCGCTTTCGGCGATTGTCGAACGCCCACCGCTTTTAGTGATAGAAGTGGTTAGTCTGGGCAATATAGATCGCGATCGCGACTATCACACAAAACGTCGCGAGTATGCTGAAATGGGCATTCTCATTGACCCTGAAGAACAAAAGGTGGTGCTTTGCTTTTGA